The following is a genomic window from Prevotella nigrescens.
AGAAGAACGGAGTCCGCCAATTAAAGGCTTCAAGAAATCCGCTCACCTACATTGCCAACTGGAACGGAAGCTTCTGCGACAACAAGTTGCTCACACGTTGGTCTTGGGGAATACAGACGCAGGCTGAGCACAAATACTCTCGCATGTTGGTTTTAGGTCAGCAGCTAAACCTTCCGAGAATGCAATGGTACTTCGACTATATGGGCGCATTCGACGGTTTAGACCGTTTGAAGATTGCATCAAGCGAAGCAACGGCAGTGCCTGCACATACAGGAGAATCGTATTTCAGCGACGTTCACTACAACTCATTCATCACAAAGATGAACTGGCAGTTTGCTCCTCAATGGAACTTAATGCTGAAAGGTATGTACGAAACAGCAAGTGTAACAAAGATAGAGCAGATGAAGGACTATCGCAAGAGCTACGCCTATATGGGTAGCATAGAGTACTACCCTGTAAAAAGTCAGGACTTCCGCATCTTCTTGGCATACATTGGCCGCAAATACGACTACAGCAAGGCTTCAGGATTGAAGGATTACAACACGAATCGCATTGAGATTGGATTTATGTACAGAATTAAAGCCTACTAAATCACAAACTTAAAAGTCTTAAAAACAACATTACCTTGCGTTTAGCTACATACATCAAAGAGCCCTGTCAGACTTTCCGACAGGGCTCTTCCATATTATTTTCTGATTTTCTCAGCTACTTAAAACGTAAGACCAAGACCAAATATCACAGAATGACGCGTTGCTTCCAAGTTGGGTATATTCGAATGCGTGTATTTAAACTGCTTCAGGTTGTAGCCCAACTGAAAGTTTACACCGAAATGCTTTGCAAACATCTTTGTATATCCTACACCAAGATTGAACAATACGCCCGGCGTGAAATCATCTTCCTCGCTGTCTATACCATATCCCAAGTCTGTAAATACATAAGCATCTTTCATCTTTTCGATGGGCTTATACCTTAACGTTACATAGATAGGAAGCGTATTGACATATCCTTGAGTATATCTTGAAAGACCAAAGCCTGCTCCCACTGAAACTTTAGGGTGTACATCGTAGCGTGCTGCTAAGGTCAGCGAGTTTCCACCCATTTTATAATCACTCCGAGTGTCTGTATGCCGATTTATACTTACTTTTTCAGTCAATCCGAAATAATAATGGTAGTCTAAATCAACGTGAAACTTGCACTGCGCCTCAGCATCCATTGATTGAAACAGTATCAATGCAAACAAAATAACTATTGATTTCAAGCGAAATATTTTTGTCATAAACTATAATAATTAAAATGCACAATCTTGTTGTTTAATATAATCTTTAGCAATTATGGGTGCTCTTCCCCACCACCTTCAGGCTTCTTCTTGCCCTTCGTTTTCGGCTGTGCAGGCACTTTGAAGAACTCTACTCCGTGCAGTGTCCGGAAATCGGGACTTGGCGTAAACAGAACCTGCGTCTTCGTGATGTGTGTAGACGGCTTGAAGTCCTCTTCCTTCTCCACGGCTTTCGAGGTGAATGTGGGGCGGAAGGAGCCGAGCGGTCCTGCGTCCACGATGCTTCCCTGCGAGCAAAGACGGTTCAACACTGTGCGGAATTTGTAGAAAACGGCTGCAATGTCAGCTTGTCCTACGGTAGAATCTTCCGCCATAATCTCACAAAGTTTGTCGAAACTTACACGTTGCTTTTGGCAAACAGGGCTGGCTACATACATCATTGAGCCTTTCTTGGCACCGATTGCCATTTTGCGTTTGTTTAATGAATAGTCCATAGTATGTGTATTTATAGTTTAAAAAGTATAGCGCACCGTTCAGAAAGTTCGTACACTTCACTCGCTTCTTGTATGCGCCGGGTACAGGGAAAACGAGGATGTTTGTTTTATATGCCGAACAAGCTAATAAAGCAGCAGCAGTCCGGCAACTGCTGCATAGCAAATCATGCGGATAGGGTTTATCTTCAGCCACATCGTGCCAACAAAGGTGGTAATAAATAAGGCAAGACTTATGCAGAATTGCCATAAGTTTATATTGGGCGACGAGAAGTTTTCGGCATTGCAGAGCAACAAGGTTGCAGCAGCCAGCAGACCAACCACCACAGGACGAAGCCCCATAAAGACAGATTGAACCAAGGGCGTCTTCATATATTTCAGGAACATCTTGCTGATGAGAAGCATCAGAATGAGCGAAGGCAGCACCAATGCAACTGTGGCTGTAACACTGCCTAACACTGCCATTCCGCCTGTAAAGCCTGCATTGTGCACTGCCGTGTAGCCGCAATAGGTAGCCGAATTTATGCCAATAGGACCAGGTGTCATCTGCGAAATAGCCACGATGTTGGTAAATTCTGCTGAAGACAGCCAGTGGTGGCGTATCACCGTCTCGGTCTGGATAAGCGAAAGCATTCCGTAACCGCCACCGAAACCAAACAGTCCAATAATGAAGAAAGTGTAAAAGAGTTGCAGAAAAATCATGTCTATTCGGTTGGAACAATGAATTTACCATACAAATATCCGCCTGCAGCCGCTGCGATGAGCACGTAGATGGGATTTACGCCCAAGTAGGCAATCAGCAATGCGGTAACAATCGGTATCCAGCAGTTCGCCAGATTAATCTTTGCGTTTTTCGCAAGCGTGAATGTTGGCACGGCAATGAGCGCGACGACGGCAGGGCGAATGCCACGAAACATGGCTGCCACCCACGCTATGTCCATGAACTGGTGGAAGAAAAGTGCGATGAAAAGAATGATAAGGAACGATGGCAACGCTGTTCCCAGACTCGTGCACAGTGCTCCCGGTGTCTTTCGGAGCTTGTATCCGATGAAAATACTTATGTTTACTGCAAACACGCCGGGACAACTCTGTGCAATCGCAATAAGGTCGATGAACTCTTCCTTGCCTATCCACCTCTGCTTATCCACCACTTCGTTCTCTATAATAGAAATCATGGCGTAGCCGCCGCCCAGTGTGAACGCACCAATCTTGAAGAATGTCTTGAAGGCATTCCAATAAATGGCAAGCCCGCCTCTTCCGTTTGAGGCAGAAGAAGACAGGCTTGCATTGTTTAGTTCTTTGTTCTTGTTGTCTGACATTGCTATTTTATTCGTTCCTCAACCCATCGGCGCGCATTGACAAATGCCTCTATCCACGGAGTAACTTCGTCGTTGCGACGGTCTATTGGGTACCACGCTTGTTGCCAAGGGAATACAGAACGTTCGAGGTGAGGCATCATTGCGAGGTGTCTACCATCGTCAGAGCAGATACCAGCTACATTGTAATTGGAGCCGTTCGGGTTGCCCGGATACTGCGCATAGTTGTATTTCGCAACAATATTATAACGATCTTCAGGTTCAGGAAGCATAAACTTGCCTTCTCCATGTGCCACCCAGATGCCAAGTTTGCTGCCACTAAGCGACCCTAACATAACGCTTTCGTTCTTAGGAATGCTTAATCCGAGGAAAGCACTCTCGAACTTATGGCTGTCATTGTGTACTAATCGGGCACGATTCTTGTGTTCAGGATTGATAAGATTGAGTTCTACCATCAGCTGACAGCCATTGCAGATGCCTAAAGAAAGAGTGTCTTCGCGTGCATAGAAGTTGTCGAGTGCTTGTTTTGCCTTTGGATTATAGAGGAAAGCACCTGCCCAACCCTTTGCTGAACCGAGCACATCGGAGTTGGAGAACCCACCGCAGAACACTATCATATTTACTTCTTCAAGTGTCTCGCGACCCGAAATGAGGTCGGTCATCATAACATCTTTCACCTCAAAACCTGCAAGATAGAGGCTGTAAGCCATTTCGCGGTCGCCATTAGTTCCTTTTTCCCGAATGATGGCAGCCTTTGGTTTGTGGCGTGTCAGATGCGTTGTTGTGTCGTTGTCCTTCCATCTATTTGGATTTAAACCGTACTGCTGCAACTTGCCTGTGAAGCTTTCGTTGAACTTCATCTCTATTGGTTGCTTCTTATAGTTATCGTGTCGTTTCTCGGCTAACCCATTTGCAGTCTGCTTACGGTCTAACAAGTAAGATGTTTCGTACCAAGCTTCACGCAAAGCATCGATGTCGAAGTCATGTTTCCAACTTCCATCGGCAATGCTAAGCGTACGGCTTTTGGTGTTTGGATAGCCAATGCGTGCGAAACCAATGCAATTGTCTTCCAAGAAAGCCCTTACTTCGTCGTTGTGTTCGTTGGCAACTTGAATGATGACACCTGGATTTTCGGCAAACAACTTGCGCACAATGTCGTCGCCTTGCATATCGTGCAAGTTGATGTTCAGACCACCTTCAGGATTTGCAAAAGTCATTTCGAGCAGCGTTGTAATCATACCACCAGCCGAAATATCGTGTCCTGCAAGAATCCAACCGCGGCGAATCATCTCTTGAATGGCATCGAAGCAATCGCAAAAGTAGCGAGGCTCCTTCACGGTAGGAACGTCAGAACCAACCTTGCCCAGGCTTTGTGCAAAGGCAGAACCGCCCAGACGCTGCTCGTCGAAGCTGAAATCAATGTGATAAAGGCGTGTATTCTTGTCGTTTACCAATACTGGCGAAACCACTTGGCGCACGTTGCTCACCTCTGCACCGCTTGAAACGATGACTGTTCCCGGCGAAACAATCTTCTCGCCGTTAGGATATTGCTGTGTAAGCGACAGCGAATCCTTACCCGTTGGTACGTTCACACCAATGGCGCAGCAGAAATCCGACAAGGCTTTCACTGCATTGTAAAGGCGTGCGTCTTCTCCCTTTTGAGCACGGCAGGGCCACATCCAGTTTGCTGAAAGACTGATGCTGTCCATTCCGTTGGCAAGCGGAGCCCATACAATATTGGTCAGCGACTCAGCCACAGAGAGCACCGAGCCTGCTTCCGGCGATGCCAAGCCTGCTTGCGGAGCGTGTCCGATAGCGGTGGCAATGCCCTTGTAACCACGGTAGTCGAGTGCTACCACACCACAATCAGACAGTGGCAACTGCACTTGTCCTTGGCATTGTTGGCGTGCTACACGTCCAGTAACCGATCGGTCTGCTTTGTTTGTAAGCCAATCCTTGCAAGCTACGGCTTCTAATTGCAACACACGTGCAACGTAATCATCAATCTTTGCAATGTCGTAAGTAACATTGGCATATTTGCGTTCCACCGTTTCGTCTTTCATTACGGTCTTCGGTGAGTGCCCGAACATTTGCGCAACATCAAGGTCGAATGGTTTTACACCATCTTTCTGAACGAACGAGAAGTGCGCATCGCCCGTTGTTTCGCCTACCACATACATCGGTGCACGTTCGCGTTCGGCGATGCGACGCACGTGGTCGAGATACTTCTCGTCTATCAGCAAGCCCATACGTTCTTGCGATTCGTTGGCGATGATTTCCTTTGCACTCAGCGTTTTATCGCCGATAGGCAGCTTATCCATGTCTATTCTGCCGCCACAATCTTCTACCAACTCGCTCAAACAGTTCAAATGTCCTGCCGAACCGTGGTCGTGAATAGAAACAACAGGGTTTTCGTCTTCTTCCACCAACGCACGAACAAGATTGTAGGCGCGCTTCTGCATTTCGGGATTGGCACGCTGTATAGCATTCAACTCGATTCCGCTTGAATAGCGTCCAGTATCTACCGATGACACCGAACCGCCACCAAGTCCGATGCGGTAGTTGTCGCCACCTACAACAACGACTTTGTTTCCTGGTTGTGGCGTTTTCTTCAAACAGTCGCGCTTCGCACCGTAACCTACACCGCCAGCAAGCATAACCACCTTGTCGTAAGCATATTTTTCGCCGTTTTCTTGGTGCTCGAAAGTCAAGACAGAACCTGCAATCAGCGGTTGTCCGAACTTGTTGCCAAAGTCGCTTGCACCGTTAGAGGCTTTCGTAAGTATCTGTTGAGGCGTCTGATAGAGCCATTCGCGCACTGGCAGAATGTCTTCCCAGTCACGCAAGGCGGGCGTCTTTCCATTTTCGTCTTGCAAGCGTGGATAAGCCGTCATATAAACTGCAGTTCCTGCAATAGGCCAAGAGCCTACACCACCGCCCATACGGTCGCGAATTTCGCCACCTGTGCCTGTTGCAGCACCGTTGAAAGGTTCTACGGTAGTAGGGAAATTGTGGGTTTCAGCCTTCAGCGAGATAACGCTCTCAATGTTCTTCACACGGAAGAAGTCGGACGTGCTTTGGTTTTTCGGAGCGAACTGTTCTATTTCGGGGCCTTCTGCAAAGGCTACATTGTCTTTGTAAGCAGACAGAATCTTGCCTGGATTTTCCTTTGTTGTTTTCTTTATAAGGTTGAAAAGACTGCTTTCCATCACCTTTCCGTCGATGATGAATTCGCCACCGAATATCTTGTGGCGGCAGTGTTCCGAGTTTATTTGTGCAAAACCAAACACCTCAGAGTCGGTCAGTGGGCGGTTGTTCTGCTTCTCTACCTTATGTAAATATTCTATTTCCTCTGGCGACAGTGCCAATCCTTCCTCCTCGTTGAACTTCTCAAGATTGTCAACGAACTGTATTTCTGCTGGCTGAATATCCACGGTGAAGATGTCTTGGTTCAATCCATCGTAGTTACGGAATATCATTCTGTCCGGATTTGCTTCCATCGACTGCGAAGGGAAATATTCTTCTATACGAGAAATGCCACTGATACCCATATTTTGGGTGATTTCAACAGCATTTGTACTCCAAGGAGTAATCATTTCGCGACGTGGTCCAAGATAGTAGCCCGACAGTTCTTTATCGTTCATTACCTTTGCGTCGCCATAAAGCCAACTCAACTTTTCGACCTCTTCCTTTGTTGGATTATGGTCGATTTCAGTAGCAATTACTGTATCGTAAGAAGCCAAGAAAAATAGAATCATATTCGTTTTATGTAATTAGGTGTGTATCATAGAGGTTGCTAAATGCCATCAACGCACCTCTTATTAATAAGATTTTCTTTTGCAAAGATACACTTTAATCGAGGAAAGTACAAGAAAATAACTTCCTTTTTTAGGATAGTTAGAAAAATTAACTGCCATTCTGGTTAAGTAAAACAAAGACCGTCAAACTTCATTTGAGACGAGCAAGACGAAGTAATGTCTTTCCGAAGAACCTGAAAAGAATACAAACGCATATAAAACAAATACGGAAACTCTCAACGAGCTTCCGTATTTATGTTGTTTAACTCAATTGTTATAGTCTATGAATAGAGGAAGCCTCACGGTCTCCTGATATCCCTTACTACAATCTGTTAAACTTTTACCTTTAAAAAATAACTAAAAACCTAAATCTATTACTACTAACCTAAACAATCTATTAACCTTTTGACACTGCAAAGATACACAGTTTTTGGAATTACTGCAAATGTTTTAGCGTTTGTTTTCCCTAAAAAAGCTAAATATTGATATAAATCAACGAGTTTCAATCAAAAAGCTCCAATTATCTTGTAAAAAGTGTATTTTCTTGCAATAGTATGCTCGAACAAGTTTGATATTGCTTGTTTAACTTTACGAAAACATTCGTTTTATCTTCTCAAATACTTTTCTTACTGCTGCATATCTATATGCTTTAAGCTTAGACCATTAGTTTTTTGATGTCAAGATAGACTTCTTTCAAATAATATTTCGTACATTTGCAATCACTATTTGTGTATTCTCATTGTTAATATAATGGGAATAGAAACAAATACTAACAATATAAATACGTCGCATTCGAATACGAAGAAGTAAGACGGAAGAGGAATGCCTACCACTGTTTTACTGTAGAAATGCAGAAAGAGAAATATCATCAGTAAACAAATAGAAATACAACGAGAAATGAGAAAATTAGTTCTTCTATCATTATTAGCTATCT
Proteins encoded in this region:
- a CDS encoding chromate transporter — its product is MSDNKNKELNNASLSSSASNGRGGLAIYWNAFKTFFKIGAFTLGGGYAMISIIENEVVDKQRWIGKEEFIDLIAIAQSCPGVFAVNISIFIGYKLRKTPGALCTSLGTALPSFLIILFIALFFHQFMDIAWVAAMFRGIRPAVVALIAVPTFTLAKNAKINLANCWIPIVTALLIAYLGVNPIYVLIAAAAGGYLYGKFIVPTE
- the purL gene encoding phosphoribosylformylglycinamidine synthase, whose protein sequence is MILFFLASYDTVIATEIDHNPTKEEVEKLSWLYGDAKVMNDKELSGYYLGPRREMITPWSTNAVEITQNMGISGISRIEEYFPSQSMEANPDRMIFRNYDGLNQDIFTVDIQPAEIQFVDNLEKFNEEEGLALSPEEIEYLHKVEKQNNRPLTDSEVFGFAQINSEHCRHKIFGGEFIIDGKVMESSLFNLIKKTTKENPGKILSAYKDNVAFAEGPEIEQFAPKNQSTSDFFRVKNIESVISLKAETHNFPTTVEPFNGAATGTGGEIRDRMGGGVGSWPIAGTAVYMTAYPRLQDENGKTPALRDWEDILPVREWLYQTPQQILTKASNGASDFGNKFGQPLIAGSVLTFEHQENGEKYAYDKVVMLAGGVGYGAKRDCLKKTPQPGNKVVVVGGDNYRIGLGGGSVSSVDTGRYSSGIELNAIQRANPEMQKRAYNLVRALVEEDENPVVSIHDHGSAGHLNCLSELVEDCGGRIDMDKLPIGDKTLSAKEIIANESQERMGLLIDEKYLDHVRRIAERERAPMYVVGETTGDAHFSFVQKDGVKPFDLDVAQMFGHSPKTVMKDETVERKYANVTYDIAKIDDYVARVLQLEAVACKDWLTNKADRSVTGRVARQQCQGQVQLPLSDCGVVALDYRGYKGIATAIGHAPQAGLASPEAGSVLSVAESLTNIVWAPLANGMDSISLSANWMWPCRAQKGEDARLYNAVKALSDFCCAIGVNVPTGKDSLSLTQQYPNGEKIVSPGTVIVSSGAEVSNVRQVVSPVLVNDKNTRLYHIDFSFDEQRLGGSAFAQSLGKVGSDVPTVKEPRYFCDCFDAIQEMIRRGWILAGHDISAGGMITTLLEMTFANPEGGLNINLHDMQGDDIVRKLFAENPGVIIQVANEHNDEVRAFLEDNCIGFARIGYPNTKSRTLSIADGSWKHDFDIDALREAWYETSYLLDRKQTANGLAEKRHDNYKKQPIEMKFNESFTGKLQQYGLNPNRWKDNDTTTHLTRHKPKAAIIREKGTNGDREMAYSLYLAGFEVKDVMMTDLISGRETLEEVNMIVFCGGFSNSDVLGSAKGWAGAFLYNPKAKQALDNFYAREDTLSLGICNGCQLMVELNLINPEHKNRARLVHNDSHKFESAFLGLSIPKNESVMLGSLSGSKLGIWVAHGEGKFMLPEPEDRYNIVAKYNYAQYPGNPNGSNYNVAGICSDDGRHLAMMPHLERSVFPWQQAWYPIDRRNDEVTPWIEAFVNARRWVEERIK
- a CDS encoding chromate transporter, whose translation is MIFLQLFYTFFIIGLFGFGGGYGMLSLIQTETVIRHHWLSSAEFTNIVAISQMTPGPIGINSATYCGYTAVHNAGFTGGMAVLGSVTATVALVLPSLILMLLISKMFLKYMKTPLVQSVFMGLRPVVVGLLAAATLLLCNAENFSSPNINLWQFCISLALFITTFVGTMWLKINPIRMICYAAVAGLLLLY
- a CDS encoding HU family DNA-binding protein, producing MDYSLNKRKMAIGAKKGSMMYVASPVCQKQRVSFDKLCEIMAEDSTVGQADIAAVFYKFRTVLNRLCSQGSIVDAGPLGSFRPTFTSKAVEKEEDFKPSTHITKTQVLFTPSPDFRTLHGVEFFKVPAQPKTKGKKKPEGGGEEHP
- a CDS encoding outer membrane beta-barrel protein — encoded protein: MTKIFRLKSIVILFALILFQSMDAEAQCKFHVDLDYHYYFGLTEKVSINRHTDTRSDYKMGGNSLTLAARYDVHPKVSVGAGFGLSRYTQGYVNTLPIYVTLRYKPIEKMKDAYVFTDLGYGIDSEEDDFTPGVLFNLGVGYTKMFAKHFGVNFQLGYNLKQFKYTHSNIPNLEATRHSVIFGLGLTF